One window of the Burkholderia ubonensis subsp. mesacidophila genome contains the following:
- a CDS encoding chemotaxis protein CheW, giving the protein MTRADALHGAPALFLLFELDGERYALDAASIDAVLPLATAKAVPGAPAWVAGLLMRDGAPVPVVDVPMLALGRPAHALRSTRLVMVRYRVRDCANEADAGERVLGLIVERATRTMRIECGAFRASGVATPRTRWLGPVASTPDGIVQQVSVRDIIDSVASLHLFDDASANGGAPA; this is encoded by the coding sequence GTGACGCGCGCGGACGCCCTGCACGGCGCACCGGCGCTGTTCCTGCTGTTCGAGCTGGACGGCGAACGCTATGCGCTCGACGCCGCCTCGATCGACGCGGTGCTGCCGCTCGCGACTGCGAAGGCGGTGCCCGGCGCGCCCGCGTGGGTCGCCGGGCTGCTGATGCGCGACGGCGCGCCGGTGCCGGTCGTCGACGTGCCGATGCTGGCGCTCGGGCGCCCCGCGCACGCGCTGCGCTCGACGCGGCTCGTGATGGTTCGATACAGGGTCCGAGATTGCGCGAACGAAGCGGACGCCGGCGAGCGGGTGCTCGGCCTGATCGTCGAGCGCGCGACCCGGACGATGCGGATCGAGTGCGGCGCGTTCCGCGCGAGCGGCGTCGCGACGCCGCGCACGCGCTGGCTCGGCCCGGTCGCGAGCACGCCGGACGGCATCGTGCAGCAGGTGTCGGTGCGCGACATCATCGATTCGGTCGCGAGCCTGCACCTGTTCGACGATGCATCGGCCAACGGAGGGGCGCCGGCGTGA
- a CDS encoding methyl-accepting chemotaxis protein, translated as MATVTPRATNESLHPTIGAARLTLGNRILLSFGVLFVLMLLTAGLSYERLRAINGEAVSIERDSLPGAYLASSLRGAVNESFMLLQRAVFVDSDPDAARRDLAKIADVTKEIDTLLVDYQNTTFREDDRARFSSFRTAYDRYLPLLNDAVQKSLGSRGEAAAAYATVLPAWAEVVRHANTMVQENRTFADQSAKLIRESVQGTVVVLAVALTVVLLAALALGYVLYRAITVPMARLVEVHDVMRTGNLTRRLALNRYDEFGTLETGFNRMADELTELVGRAQQSSLQVTTSVAEIAATSREQQATANETAATTTEIGATSREIFATSRDLLHTMNEVSSVAEQSATLAGVSQSGLTRMGETMRSVMDAAGSVNAKLAILNEKALNINQVVATITRVADQTNLLSLNAAIEAEKAGEYGRGFAVVATEIRRLADQTAVATYDIEQTVKEIQSAVSAGVMGMDKFSEEVRRGMLDVQQVGGQLSQIIAEVQTLAPRFQMVNEGMQTQATGAEQITQALSQLSEAAQQTAESLRQSSQAIDDLTLVANQLRTSVSRFKVDA; from the coding sequence ATGGCCACCGTGACGCCTCGCGCGACCAATGAAAGCTTGCACCCGACGATCGGCGCCGCCCGGCTGACCCTCGGCAACCGCATCCTGCTCAGCTTCGGCGTGCTGTTCGTGCTGATGCTGCTGACGGCCGGACTGTCCTACGAGCGCCTGCGCGCGATCAACGGCGAAGCCGTCAGCATCGAGCGCGATTCGCTGCCTGGCGCATATCTCGCGTCGTCGCTGCGCGGCGCGGTCAACGAGTCGTTCATGCTGCTGCAGCGGGCGGTCTTCGTCGATTCCGATCCGGACGCCGCGCGCCGCGACCTCGCGAAGATCGCCGACGTGACGAAGGAGATCGACACGCTGTTGGTCGACTATCAGAACACGACGTTCCGCGAAGACGACCGCGCGCGCTTCTCGTCGTTTCGCACCGCCTACGATCGCTATCTGCCGCTACTGAACGACGCCGTGCAGAAGAGCCTCGGGTCGCGCGGCGAAGCGGCCGCGGCGTATGCGACCGTGCTGCCCGCGTGGGCGGAAGTGGTGCGCCACGCGAATACGATGGTCCAGGAGAACCGTACGTTCGCGGACCAGTCCGCGAAGCTGATCCGCGAATCGGTGCAGGGCACCGTGGTGGTGCTGGCGGTCGCGCTGACCGTCGTGCTGCTGGCCGCGCTTGCGCTCGGCTATGTGCTGTATCGCGCGATCACGGTGCCGATGGCGCGGCTCGTCGAAGTGCACGACGTGATGCGCACCGGCAATCTCACGCGCCGCCTCGCGCTGAACCGCTACGACGAGTTCGGCACGCTCGAGACGGGCTTCAACCGGATGGCCGACGAACTGACCGAACTGGTCGGGCGCGCGCAGCAGTCGTCGCTGCAGGTGACGACGTCGGTGGCCGAGATCGCGGCGACGTCGCGCGAGCAGCAGGCCACCGCGAACGAGACCGCCGCGACGACGACCGAGATCGGCGCGACCTCGCGCGAGATCTTCGCGACGTCGCGCGACCTGCTGCACACGATGAACGAGGTGTCGTCGGTCGCCGAGCAGTCGGCGACGCTCGCGGGCGTGAGCCAGAGCGGGCTCACGCGGATGGGCGAGACGATGCGCAGCGTGATGGACGCGGCCGGCTCGGTGAACGCGAAGCTCGCGATCCTCAACGAGAAGGCGCTCAACATCAACCAGGTCGTCGCGACCATCACCAGGGTCGCGGACCAGACCAACCTGCTGTCGCTGAACGCGGCGATCGAGGCGGAGAAGGCCGGCGAATACGGCCGCGGCTTCGCGGTCGTCGCGACCGAGATCCGCCGGCTCGCGGACCAGACGGCGGTCGCGACCTACGACATCGAGCAGACGGTGAAGGAGATCCAGTCGGCCGTGTCGGCCGGCGTGATGGGGATGGACAAGTTCTCCGAGGAAGTGCGCCGCGGGATGCTCGACGTGCAGCAGGTCGGCGGGCAGCTGTCGCAGATCATCGCCGAGGTGCAGACGCTCGCGCCGCGCTTCCAGATGGTCAACGAAGGGATGCAGACGCAGGCGACCGGCGCGGAGCAGATCACGCAGGCGCTGTCGCAACTATCGGAAGCCGCGCAGCAGACGGCCGAATCGCTGCGCCAGTCGTCGCAGGCGATCGACGACCTGACGCTGGTCGCGAACCAGTTGCGCACCAGCGTGTCGCGCTTCAAGGTGGACGCGTGA
- a CDS encoding chemotaxis protein CheW, translating to MNGEAADPTDMTIDVDDCWNRIGTRGDRTCERLTEYLRCLNCPVYAYHAAKLLERPLGDAEMADAARRMGTNGAVRERGDTGADARHAALAFRVADEWLALSIGVLREIADTRPIHSLPHRRHPAVRGVVNIRGTLRIAISLGALLGLGTAGGADGGFTRLLVVAQHGEPVVFPVDEVEGVVRFGASEWVPVPATVGRASAGLSRGVLAWRGKSIGLLDDDRLFDAVTRSMR from the coding sequence ATGAACGGCGAGGCCGCTGACCCCACCGACATGACGATCGACGTCGACGACTGCTGGAACCGGATCGGCACGCGCGGCGACCGGACGTGCGAGCGGCTGACCGAGTACCTGCGCTGCCTGAACTGTCCCGTCTACGCGTATCACGCGGCGAAGCTGCTGGAGCGGCCGCTCGGCGACGCCGAGATGGCCGACGCCGCGCGCCGCATGGGCACGAACGGCGCAGTGCGCGAGCGTGGCGACACCGGCGCCGACGCGCGCCACGCGGCACTCGCGTTCCGCGTCGCCGACGAATGGCTCGCATTGTCGATCGGCGTGCTGCGCGAGATCGCCGACACGCGCCCGATCCATTCGCTGCCGCACCGCCGCCACCCGGCGGTGCGCGGCGTCGTCAACATCCGCGGCACGCTGCGCATCGCGATCTCGCTCGGCGCGCTGCTCGGGCTCGGCACGGCCGGCGGCGCCGACGGCGGCTTCACGCGGCTGCTGGTCGTCGCGCAGCACGGCGAGCCGGTGGTGTTTCCGGTCGACGAAGTGGAGGGCGTGGTGCGCTTCGGCGCGTCGGAGTGGGTGCCGGTGCCGGCGACGGTCGGGCGCGCGAGCGCCGGCCTGTCGCGCGGCGTGCTGGCGTGGCGCGGCAAGTCGATCGGCCTGCTCGACGACGACCGCCTGTTCGATGCCGTGACGCGGAGCATGCGATGA
- a CDS encoding hybrid sensor histidine kinase/response regulator, whose product MNESIGDSAFETTVMKESSGEKVSDYLESGLSVLLVDDQAFVGEVIRRALRSEHDIDLHVCTDAQQAMAVARDVKPTVILQDLVMPDIDGLDLVRAWRADAATARVPIIVLSAKEEPVVKREAFVAGANDYLVKLPDAMELTARIRYHSNSYLMSRQRDEALDFLSHDMRSPQTSILALLDVYRAEHGDMPPIMERIAGHARRALALADGFIHLTRAQSERRAHEVVSLNEIVLDAVDQLWEKAAGFGSRVVAQVPDAECVTMGDRMMLTRAVANLIDNGLKYGPAGTDVHCTLGGDDGAWLIGVEDGGAGIAPAQRASATETFVRLEPAHGAARGGFGLGLAFVRATAARHRGQILMRDTARGFMVALRLPAQAQR is encoded by the coding sequence ATGAATGAATCGATTGGAGATTCCGCGTTTGAAACAACGGTTATGAAAGAATCGAGTGGTGAAAAGGTATCGGATTACCTCGAGTCCGGTTTATCGGTCCTGCTTGTCGACGATCAAGCGTTCGTCGGCGAAGTGATTCGCCGCGCGTTGCGCAGCGAACATGACATCGATCTTCATGTTTGCACCGACGCGCAGCAGGCGATGGCCGTCGCGCGCGACGTGAAGCCGACGGTCATCCTGCAGGACCTGGTGATGCCGGACATCGACGGCCTCGACCTCGTGCGCGCGTGGCGCGCGGACGCGGCCACCGCACGCGTGCCGATCATCGTGCTGTCCGCGAAGGAGGAGCCGGTCGTCAAGCGCGAGGCGTTCGTCGCCGGCGCGAACGACTATCTCGTCAAGCTGCCCGACGCGATGGAGCTGACGGCACGCATTCGCTACCATTCGAATTCCTACCTGATGTCGCGCCAGCGCGACGAAGCGCTCGATTTCCTGTCGCACGACATGCGTTCGCCGCAGACGTCGATCCTTGCGCTGCTCGACGTGTACCGGGCAGAGCACGGCGACATGCCGCCGATCATGGAGCGCATCGCCGGCCACGCGCGGCGCGCGCTCGCGCTGGCCGACGGCTTCATCCACCTGACCCGCGCGCAGTCGGAGCGCCGCGCGCACGAGGTCGTCAGCCTCAACGAAATCGTGCTCGACGCAGTCGACCAGCTGTGGGAAAAGGCCGCCGGGTTCGGCAGCCGGGTCGTCGCGCAGGTGCCGGACGCCGAATGCGTGACCATGGGCGACCGGATGATGCTGACGCGCGCGGTCGCCAACCTGATCGACAACGGGCTCAAGTACGGCCCGGCCGGAACGGACGTGCATTGCACGCTGGGCGGCGACGACGGCGCGTGGCTGATCGGCGTCGAGGACGGCGGCGCCGGCATCGCGCCCGCGCAGCGCGCGTCGGCGACCGAGACGTTCGTGAGGCTCGAGCCCGCGCACGGCGCGGCGCGCGGCGGCTTCGGCCTCGGGCTCGCGTTCGTCCGCGCGACGGCCGCGCGGCATCGGGGCCAGATCCTGATGCGCGATACCGCGCGCGGCTTCATGGTCGCGCTCCGGCTCCCCGCACAAGCGCAGCGGTGA
- a CDS encoding voltage-gated chloride channel family protein: MFNTSADFLATVRYVCRWLALSALLGALAGSASALFLIALDWATGTRVAHPWLLWGLPAAGFATGWIYHRFGQSVARGNNLLIDEIHDPKALVPKRMGPLVLVATVVTHLFGGSAGREGTAVQMGGALADRVTHALRLDREHRRVLLMAGIAAGFASVFGTPLAGAVFGLEVLAIGRVRYDALLACVASAIVADVVCRLWGVHHTAYGIPFVPPVSAAGLGATVVAGIAFGVVGRLFAHATHALSALFRRRIRYAPLQPVVGGLLVAIAATALNVPQYLGLGIPTIEAAFHGPLPVYDFAGKFAFTVVTLASGFKGGEVTPLFYIGATLGNALGQVLALPVPVLAGLGFVAVFAGAANTPIASTIMAIELFGADIGVYAIVACVVAYLFSGHAGIYRAQRVAVGKGVHGPGE; this comes from the coding sequence ATGTTCAACACTTCTGCCGACTTCCTCGCGACCGTGCGCTACGTGTGCCGCTGGCTCGCGCTTTCGGCGCTGCTCGGCGCGCTCGCCGGGTCGGCGTCCGCGCTGTTCCTGATCGCGCTCGATTGGGCGACCGGCACGCGCGTCGCGCATCCGTGGCTGCTTTGGGGGCTGCCCGCCGCCGGTTTCGCGACCGGCTGGATCTACCACCGCTTCGGCCAGTCGGTCGCGCGCGGCAACAACCTGCTGATCGACGAAATCCATGATCCGAAGGCGCTCGTGCCGAAGCGGATGGGGCCGCTCGTGCTCGTCGCGACCGTCGTCACGCACCTGTTCGGCGGCTCGGCCGGGCGCGAAGGCACCGCCGTGCAGATGGGCGGCGCGCTCGCCGATCGCGTCACGCACGCGTTGCGGCTCGACCGCGAGCACCGGCGCGTGCTGCTGATGGCCGGCATCGCGGCCGGCTTCGCGTCGGTGTTCGGCACGCCGCTCGCCGGCGCGGTGTTCGGGCTCGAAGTGCTCGCGATCGGGCGCGTGCGCTACGACGCGCTGCTCGCGTGCGTCGCGTCGGCGATCGTCGCGGACGTCGTGTGCCGGCTGTGGGGCGTGCATCACACCGCGTACGGGATTCCGTTCGTGCCGCCTGTCAGCGCGGCGGGGCTCGGCGCGACGGTCGTCGCGGGCATCGCGTTCGGCGTGGTCGGCCGGCTGTTCGCGCATGCGACGCACGCGCTGTCGGCGCTGTTTCGCCGGCGCATCCGGTATGCGCCGCTGCAGCCGGTGGTCGGCGGTTTGCTCGTGGCGATTGCGGCGACCGCGCTGAACGTGCCGCAGTATCTCGGCCTCGGCATCCCGACGATCGAGGCGGCGTTCCACGGCCCGTTGCCGGTCTACGACTTCGCGGGGAAATTCGCGTTCACCGTCGTCACGCTCGCGTCGGGCTTCAAGGGCGGCGAGGTGACGCCGCTGTTCTACATCGGCGCGACGCTCGGCAACGCGCTCGGCCAGGTGCTCGCGCTGCCGGTGCCGGTGCTGGCCGGGCTCGGCTTCGTCGCGGTGTTCGCCGGCGCGGCCAACACGCCGATCGCGTCGACGATCATGGCGATCGAGCTGTTCGGCGCGGATATCGGCGTGTACGCGATCGTCGCGTGCGTGGTCGCGTATCTGTTCTCCGGGCACGCGGGCATCTATCGCGCGCAGCGCGTGGCCGTCGGGAAGGGCGTGCACGGGCCGGGCGAGTGA
- a CDS encoding CheR family methyltransferase: MTNIASRFRAWLLRETGIDPDSLGHDFLMRAVTERIYATQAADGGRMPCAARPPVPPDALDAYWQRLNASGDERRALIERFVVPETWFFRDREAFATLVRLAVERLTAHPGRVVRVLSAPCSTGEEPFSAAMALLDAGLDPARFTIDAIDLSDNAIEQARLGRYGRNAFRGHALEFRARHFTPVADGWQLDERVRACVQFRQGNLIEPVGDALTRYDFVFCRNVLIYFERDAQDRVIQSLQRCLTDDGMLFVGPAETGVAMRHGMCSARIPLAFAFQRASVAERLADGLAAALPPAVRPWRADRSAAARVAAPRTAPSGWFAGAAARPLALAAAPERAADGGHGSDVQAQAAGGAPSTLEHAQALANAGAFDEAERALARFTARAGLHADAFYLRGLIADARGRAAEAGDFYRKALYLRPTHHEALTHLATLLDVGGDRAGAQRMLERARRAAG; this comes from the coding sequence GTGACAAACATCGCTTCGCGTTTTCGCGCATGGCTCCTGCGCGAGACCGGCATCGATCCCGACTCGCTCGGCCACGATTTCCTGATGCGCGCGGTGACCGAGCGCATCTACGCGACGCAGGCGGCGGACGGCGGGCGGATGCCCTGCGCCGCGCGGCCGCCCGTCCCGCCGGACGCGCTCGACGCGTACTGGCAGCGGTTGAACGCCAGCGGCGACGAGCGGCGCGCGCTGATCGAGCGATTCGTCGTGCCGGAAACCTGGTTTTTCCGCGACCGCGAGGCGTTCGCGACGCTCGTGCGGCTCGCGGTCGAACGTCTCACCGCGCATCCCGGCCGCGTGGTGCGCGTGCTGAGCGCGCCGTGCTCGACCGGCGAGGAGCCGTTTTCGGCGGCGATGGCGCTGCTCGACGCGGGGCTCGATCCCGCGCGCTTCACGATCGACGCGATCGATCTCAGCGACAACGCGATCGAGCAGGCGCGGCTCGGCCGCTACGGACGCAATGCGTTCCGCGGGCACGCGCTGGAGTTTCGCGCGCGGCATTTCACGCCGGTGGCGGACGGCTGGCAGCTCGACGAGCGCGTGCGCGCGTGCGTGCAGTTCCGGCAGGGGAACCTGATCGAGCCGGTCGGCGACGCGCTCACGCGCTACGATTTCGTGTTCTGCCGCAACGTGCTGATCTATTTCGAGCGCGACGCGCAGGATCGCGTGATCCAGTCGCTGCAGCGCTGCCTGACCGACGACGGGATGCTGTTCGTCGGCCCGGCCGAGACCGGTGTCGCGATGCGCCACGGGATGTGTTCCGCGCGGATTCCTCTCGCGTTCGCGTTCCAGCGCGCGAGCGTCGCCGAGCGGCTGGCCGACGGGCTCGCCGCGGCGCTGCCGCCTGCCGTGCGGCCGTGGCGCGCCGACCGGTCCGCGGCGGCGCGCGTCGCCGCGCCGCGCACGGCGCCGTCCGGGTGGTTTGCCGGTGCGGCGGCGCGCCCGCTCGCGCTTGCCGCCGCGCCGGAACGGGCGGCGGACGGCGGCCATGGCAGCGATGTGCAGGCTCAGGCGGCCGGGGGCGCCCCGTCGACGCTGGAGCATGCGCAGGCGCTCGCGAACGCGGGTGCGTTCGACGAAGCCGAGCGCGCGCTCGCGCGGTTCACCGCGCGCGCCGGGCTGCATGCCGACGCGTTCTACCTGCGCGGGCTGATCGCGGACGCGCGCGGCCGGGCCGCGGAGGCGGGCGACTTCTACCGCAAGGCGCTGTACCTGCGGCCGACGCACCACGAGGCGCTGACGCATCTCGCGACGCTGCTCGACGTCGGCGGCGACCGCGCGGGCGCGCAACGGATGCTCGAGCGCGCGCGGCGCGCGGCGGGATAA
- a CDS encoding hybrid sensor histidine kinase/response regulator, which translates to MSADDDLSRLSLLELYREETRTQTQALSECLLALESGAPDPAALEACMRAAHSLKGAARIVGVPQGVDIAGRMEECFVAAQGGAAALTAAHVDALLAGVDLLVRVGDPQMQPVAPAEIETFAAALAAAGDPGATQTFTAAPPPGDAPFESGQPARKAAPFGGEAAPPAVAGATDPAQSARGAGANTGAIRRVRADSLNRLLSLSGESLVESRWLKPFAESMLRVKRAQRDAARSLDTLVERFAGELDAGALASLGEVRHMLNDLQRSFAERMDALDRFERRSTHIAEQLYDEALQCRMRPFGDATRAYPRIVRDLARSLGRQVRFSIVGEATQVDRDILDLLDAPLGHLLRNALDHGVEPPDVRRARGKPAAASVTLEARHSAGSLLVSVSDDGPGVDLDALRAAVVRQHLTDDETAARLSDQELLEFLLLPGFSMRDAVTDVSGRGVGLDAVQEMVRSVRGAVRIFNEPGAGLRFVLQLPLTLSVIRSLLVEVGGEPYAFPLAHVRRTLELERADIDVLEGQPHFPFDGRRAGLVAAHQLLDAGEPDASRARTAVVVVGGEPELYGVAVDRFLGERMLVVQPLDSRLHKIQNIAAGALLENGDPVLIVDVEDLIRSVDKLVRGGQLAKLVRDPQHALADRRRRVLVVDDSLTVRELERKLLEKRGYDVTIAVDGMDGWNAVRSDAFDLVVTDVDMPRMDGIELVTLIKNDPLLKRVPVMIVSYKDRDEDRRRGLDAGADYYLAKGSFHDEALLDAVHDLIGDAQG; encoded by the coding sequence ATGAGCGCCGATGACGACCTGAGCCGCCTGTCGCTGCTCGAACTGTATCGCGAGGAGACGCGCACGCAGACCCAGGCGCTGTCCGAATGCCTGCTCGCGCTCGAATCCGGCGCGCCCGATCCGGCGGCGCTCGAGGCCTGCATGCGCGCCGCGCATTCGCTGAAGGGGGCCGCGCGCATCGTCGGCGTGCCGCAGGGCGTCGACATCGCGGGGCGAATGGAAGAGTGCTTCGTCGCCGCGCAGGGCGGCGCGGCGGCGCTGACGGCCGCGCACGTCGATGCGCTGCTGGCGGGCGTCGATCTGCTCGTGCGGGTCGGCGATCCGCAGATGCAGCCGGTCGCGCCGGCCGAGATCGAGACGTTCGCTGCGGCGCTGGCCGCGGCCGGCGATCCGGGCGCGACGCAAACGTTTACGGCGGCGCCGCCGCCCGGCGACGCGCCGTTCGAATCCGGCCAGCCGGCGCGCAAGGCGGCGCCATTCGGCGGCGAAGCCGCGCCGCCCGCGGTTGCGGGCGCCACCGATCCGGCCCAGTCCGCGCGCGGGGCAGGCGCAAATACGGGCGCAATTCGCCGGGTGCGCGCCGACAGCCTGAACCGGCTGCTGAGCCTGTCCGGCGAATCGCTCGTCGAGTCGCGCTGGCTCAAGCCGTTCGCCGAATCGATGCTGCGCGTGAAGCGCGCGCAGCGCGACGCGGCGCGTTCGCTCGACACGCTGGTCGAGCGCTTCGCCGGCGAGCTCGACGCGGGGGCGCTCGCGTCGCTGGGCGAAGTGCGGCACATGCTCAACGACCTGCAGCGCTCGTTCGCCGAGCGGATGGACGCGCTCGACCGCTTCGAGCGGCGCAGCACGCATATCGCCGAGCAGCTGTACGACGAGGCGCTGCAATGCCGGATGCGGCCGTTCGGCGACGCGACGCGCGCGTACCCGCGCATCGTCCGCGACCTCGCGCGCTCGCTCGGCCGGCAGGTGCGGTTTTCGATCGTCGGCGAGGCGACCCAGGTGGATCGCGACATCCTCGACCTGCTCGACGCGCCGCTTGGCCACCTGCTGCGCAACGCGCTCGACCACGGCGTCGAGCCGCCCGACGTGCGGCGCGCGCGCGGCAAGCCGGCCGCCGCGAGCGTGACGCTTGAGGCGCGCCACAGCGCCGGGTCGCTGCTCGTCAGCGTCAGCGACGACGGGCCGGGCGTCGATCTCGACGCGTTGCGCGCGGCGGTGGTGCGCCAGCATCTGACCGACGACGAGACGGCCGCGCGGCTGTCCGACCAGGAGCTGCTGGAATTCCTGCTGCTGCCCGGCTTCTCGATGCGCGATGCGGTGACCGACGTGTCGGGGCGCGGCGTCGGCCTCGACGCGGTGCAGGAAATGGTGCGCAGCGTGCGCGGCGCGGTGCGGATCTTCAACGAGCCGGGCGCCGGCCTGCGCTTCGTGCTGCAGCTGCCGCTCACGCTGTCGGTGATCCGCAGCCTGCTCGTCGAGGTCGGCGGCGAGCCATACGCGTTCCCGCTCGCGCACGTGCGCCGCACGCTCGAGCTCGAGCGCGCCGATATCGACGTGCTCGAAGGGCAGCCGCATTTCCCGTTCGATGGCCGGCGCGCCGGGCTCGTCGCCGCGCACCAGCTGCTCGACGCGGGCGAGCCCGATGCGTCGCGCGCGCGCACGGCGGTGGTGGTGGTCGGCGGCGAGCCGGAGCTGTATGGCGTCGCGGTCGACCGCTTCCTCGGCGAGCGGATGCTCGTCGTGCAGCCGCTCGACAGCCGCCTGCACAAGATCCAGAACATCGCGGCCGGCGCGCTGCTCGAGAACGGCGACCCGGTGCTGATCGTCGACGTCGAGGACCTGATCCGCTCGGTCGACAAGCTCGTGCGCGGCGGGCAGCTCGCGAAGCTCGTGCGCGACCCGCAGCATGCGCTCGCGGACCGGCGGCGGCGCGTGCTCGTCGTCGACGATTCGCTGACCGTGCGCGAGCTCGAACGCAAGCTGCTGGAGAAGCGCGGCTACGACGTCACGATCGCGGTCGACGGGATGGACGGCTGGAACGCGGTGCGCAGCGATGCGTTCGACCTGGTCGTCACCGACGTCGACATGCCGCGCATGGACGGCATCGAGCTCGTCACGCTGATCAAGAACGATCCGCTGCTCAAGCGCGTGCCGGTGATGATCGTGTCGTACAAGGATCGCGACGAGGACCGCCGCCGCGGGCTCGACGCCGGCGCCGACTACTACCTCGCGAAGGGCAGCTTCCACGACGAGGCGCTGCTCGACGCCGTGCACGACCTGATCGGGGACGCGCAGGGATGA
- the cheB gene encoding chemotaxis response regulator protein-glutamate methylesterase, with amino-acid sequence MNIGIVNDLPLAVEALRRAIAQRPEHRVLWVATDGDEAVDFCVAQPPDLVLMDLVMPKLDGVAATRRIMARAPCAILIVTASVSASTSSVYEAMGAGALDAADTPTLALGLSVDAAQPLLAKIDQIGRMLESRSTALAPPVSAPARGQPTLVAIGASAGGPTALTALLRALPEDFPAAIVIVQHVDQAFAVGMAQWLDGYTRLPVRVARQGSAPQPGEVLLAATNDHLCLTPRGVLGYTRHPAETPYRPSIDVFFNSVADGWRGDAIGVLLTGMGRDGALGLKAMRAKGCCTIAQDAATSAVYGMPKAAAAIGAASVILPLDRIAPQLIARVTRPSHG; translated from the coding sequence ATGAACATCGGCATCGTCAACGACCTGCCGCTCGCCGTGGAGGCGCTGCGGCGAGCGATCGCGCAGCGGCCGGAGCATCGCGTGCTGTGGGTCGCGACCGACGGCGACGAGGCGGTGGATTTCTGCGTCGCGCAGCCGCCCGACCTCGTGCTGATGGACCTGGTGATGCCGAAGCTCGACGGCGTCGCGGCGACGCGCCGCATCATGGCGCGCGCGCCGTGCGCGATCCTGATCGTGACGGCGAGCGTCAGCGCGAGCACGTCGTCCGTCTACGAGGCGATGGGGGCGGGCGCGCTCGACGCGGCCGACACGCCGACGCTGGCGCTCGGCCTGAGCGTCGACGCGGCGCAGCCGCTGCTCGCGAAGATCGACCAGATCGGCCGGATGCTCGAAAGCCGCTCGACGGCGCTCGCGCCGCCCGTATCCGCGCCGGCGCGCGGCCAGCCGACGCTGGTGGCGATCGGCGCGTCGGCGGGCGGGCCGACCGCGCTCACCGCGCTGCTGCGCGCACTGCCGGAAGATTTCCCGGCGGCGATCGTGATCGTCCAGCATGTCGACCAGGCGTTCGCGGTCGGCATGGCGCAGTGGCTCGACGGCTATACGCGCCTGCCGGTGCGCGTCGCGCGCCAGGGCAGCGCGCCGCAGCCGGGCGAGGTGCTGCTCGCGGCGACCAACGACCATCTGTGCCTGACGCCGCGCGGCGTGCTCGGCTATACGCGGCATCCGGCGGAGACGCCGTACCGGCCGTCGATCGACGTGTTCTTCAACAGCGTCGCCGACGGCTGGCGCGGCGACGCGATCGGCGTGCTGCTGACCGGCATGGGGCGCGACGGCGCGCTCGGCCTGAAGGCGATGCGCGCGAAGGGCTGCTGCACGATCGCGCAGGATGCGGCGACGAGCGCGGTCTACGGCATGCCGAAGGCCGCCGCCGCGATCGGCGCGGCGAGCGTGATCCTGCCGCTCGACCGGATCGCGCCGCAATTGATCGCGCGCGTGACGCGCCCGTCGCACGGCTGA